Proteins from a single region of Candidatus Atribacteria bacterium ADurb.Bin276:
- the fldA gene encoding Flavodoxin, translating to MSKAIVIYYTRSGTTRKMAETISEELQKREITVDLVTPDQVDIKKLVDYDLIILGTPTYYGTMAAEIKKLLDDSIRLHGRLDGKLGGAFASSANAAGGNETAILSILSALLIHGMLVKGMAEGSHYGPVAIKSFDDRAEKECRSYANQLADILKD from the coding sequence ATGTCAAAAGCTATTGTCATTTACTACACTCGTTCTGGAACAACCAGAAAAATGGCAGAAACCATATCCGAAGAGCTCCAGAAAAGAGAAATTACCGTTGATTTAGTAACTCCAGACCAGGTTGATATTAAAAAGCTGGTCGATTATGACCTGATCATTCTTGGTACACCGACTTACTATGGAACCATGGCAGCAGAAATTAAAAAGCTTTTGGATGATAGCATCCGCTTGCACGGTCGATTGGATGGCAAGTTGGGTGGTGCTTTTGCTTCGTCGGCTAATGCTGCCGGAGGAAATGAAACTGCAATTCTTTCTATTCTCTCGGCTCTCCTCATTCATGGAATGCTGGTCAAAGGAATGGCAGAAGGAAGCCACTACGGACCAGTTGCTATTAAATCTTTTGATGACCGAGCAGAAAAAGAATGCCGATCCTACGCGAATCAGCTGGCGGATATTTTAAAAGATTAA